The genomic DNA TTGGATTCAAAACGGTTCGAATTCAGATTTTGTGCTCAATGTAGCCgagcagctgtggctgtggctgtatctgtggctgtgatTTACATTTCGTGGTGTCTGCGGCACCTGGATTTCACCTGTATCCAACGTTTTTTGTCTTTCCAATAATTTATTCTAATTGCTGGCCCGAATggccacgcagcagcagcagcagcagctgcaacactcGCTGTGGCAGCTCGAAATATTTAACTATTTTAGTTCGTTGCTGGAAAACATAAACTGATTTCCATCCGGCCGATTGATTACCCATTCTGCTCATAATTCAGTTGGGGAATACCATTCCAAGTGGCCATTTGGGTTCCAATTTAAATAGCGCCGAGCTACGCACAGGTATGGGCCGTATTTTAATTGATGTTCGGTCAAATTTGTTGTCACATTTTGCAGTCCAGcgataatatttatttatggccacagaGCACGTGCTGCAAGTACTGGGAGAagtctctctcccgctctcctgCTGTACGTCTCTTTGTTAACATATTTTCTTGGCTGTTGGTTTTGTTAGAGTTAAAAGTTATGTGTCTATGCTGAATAAATTATTATGACTTTCACGGCCCAAGGCCCGAAGGCGTCAGCATTTACAGCGTCACACACAAATGATTAATAACTGGCATGGTCATAATTCTTGTGCCCCATGACAGCACAAAAGACCcgcagatacacacacacacacacacacacatacacacacacacacacagagacagcaaccAGCCCCGAAAAGGCGGCCAgctattcaatatttttgttcattattCTCTCACAAGTGCAAGCCCGAAGCCAGAAGCCAATGAACCGCAGAGAAGAAAGAGGAACAACAACTGGTTGACAGCTGCAGTTATAGTTAACAGCTACATCTGTAGATACATCTATctatagatacagatacggatacatGTGTATCTGTAACTGTCAACTGTTGTTCTGTAGCTCCAAGCAGCCATCACATCtggtctgcctgtctgtttgtgAAAGTGAAACCCCACAAGTGCCCCACCCCAGCCCCACCCACTCCAACTCCTAGGTAGAAGCAAGCAAAGTTAATACGAGCCATGAGGGGGTGTTGGGGTGTTGCGGggagtacatacataattgaGTTAGCCAAATGCCGTAGCAAAAGTTTTCGAAAGTTGCGAGCCGCGAGCCGCGAGGTCTATCAATCTAATGACGATCCCATTAAAGCATTAACTATTCATTTCATATTCCAATTGGATCATATGACAATTTGTGACAATCGGCCTAATCAATTCAGACAATTagctccaacaacagcagcagtctggaggcagGGGAAACTTTCTTCTTGGTAGATTCGGCCCCAATCTTTGTGGACCGCAACCAATCCAATTGGAAATGGAGCTCAGGTGTGTGTGCTCTAGCTGCCCCTCCAGCTgaatgcaattcaattcaattcaattcgattcgatttctGTATCGTTTTATTGCCCAAGTTCCCTATAATTGGATGTCtaacgctgctgccgccgccgccgccgctttgCATACGCAAAAAGCTGCCCAAAATGCAATTGGGGCTCCATTTCTTTTATGGCACTGCAATTGCATTGAATTGAATCTTAATTATTGGCCAGTCAAGCAGCAACCATAAAACCCAACCATGGACAAAACTTTGGACTCTGCGGGTAGTAGGCCCCCCCGTGCCTAACACCAAGCTGGCCAACGGCAGTGACTCGCTTAGAATTGATTACCAATTCCACTCATTTACCATAAATACAGCAGTGTGGCAGGGGAAGGGTGTCGTCTCCCtgctccctcctccctcctccctcctctcTTTTCGTATGTTAAACGCGTAGATTTTGTATTCAGAAACTGACCAAGGGGCCTGCATACGCAATTTATAACGAGGCGAGGTGGGGCGCATGGAgttgaatggaaatgggtCTACCCACACCCCGCGAACACCCAGCCAGTGAGCCCTTCCCCCCTGCATACCTTCGATCTAATAAAATCAACAGACGGAACCCAAATACCCAACTGAAACATtgaggccaggccagggcaggcCAGAGGCggttctctgctctgcttcaTGAAAGCATTCGAGCCGAATGGAGACTTAAGTCCTTGAGCTTCCTCAAAGCCCatatgccattccattcctagGGTAGAGCATTCTGCTGATTCAGTATTCCGCGGTttggaaatgtattttaaacTCGCGTCACCGAAATAATTGATATGCCaacaaagacagagaaaggCAGAGAGGGACGGGACTCTGTTAGAGCGAATGGAATAGTTCAatgaaatgttaaatgttttcgCACCGGGATCTGGGATCAGTGCATTAAGTCGCCTGTCGTTGCATCGCATTAGGCGGCAACGCcaagtggagagtggagagtgtggagagtgTGGAGTGAGTGGAGAGCTTGGAGTGCAAAGGTGTTCGCTCTCTGCCAGTGACTCGTATTTCCGTTCCCGCATTGAGCATGTTATTCGGCTAAAGAGCACCCAAAaagaacttttgtttttgttcacttGCCAAGAGAGAGCAGGCGAAGGACGGGAACAGAGCAGGGATGGAGGGTTAAAGAAAAGGAAGACAAGACCCTCGCGACGAGTCACATTTCAAAATTGACACTTCAAACGCTGCGTTGCCaagttttcccttttggtCTAGGGTATGTCAGCTATGCCAACTGCATAGAAACTGAACATTTCCTCAAAGTTTCTCCCTGCCCATCGACACTTTGGTggcaccgaaaaaaaagaccCAAAACAATTAACGCGCAGATAACGCGGCATAAGAGCCATTTGCTGGTgtccgtccccgtccccgtccacATTCACATCGAACTACTTAAATGctttagttttcatttcatcTGCGAGAAAAATCACAGCACACgaagaagcagaggcagaggcagagacagagacagaggcagacacagaagGCAGCCAGAAGTGTAGAGGAAGATGGTGGCACaatgtggcaggggcagccgCCAGTTCAATGACCAACTCTTGGGTCGCTTTCAGCTTTCATCAATGGTTGCGCTACATTGGCCAcaaggcagcagcgacagtggcGTTGAGGCGACGCTCtgatagatacagatacagatacagatacatgctcatcagcttcagcttcagatTCAGGCTGCTTGACGTTTTTCTATGGCTTGCCATGGGTGGaagacggagcagcagcagcgctcgCAGGAGAATAAATGTCACACGCAGTCGCCACATTTAGTTCAATTGCATTacaaaaggcagcagaagcaacagcacacacagcacacagatacacatttataaaaagatacaagaccaaatcaaaccaaaagcaaaactaaagaagaaaactaaaaaaagtcaCTAAAAGCAGCGCTGACTGGCAGcgcaacacaaacaatttcaaCAGTTGACATTCTATTGAAAAGTATTTCGGAAATTGTAACGCTGAATGTATTGTATCTTCCCCTATCCCATCTCgcatctcccatctcccatctcgAATATTTGCAAACGTAGCCAAGGCGTCATCCCATACAATGGCAGAGCAAAATACCTTTCGGCTTGAATCACTCGACTTGTATCTGTATTCCGTCAATGCCTATTCTGAGATACTTGTCCCCTGCCTCTATACTCGGACCGACTGACTGCTGGGCCATGTCACACTGTGACTCATCGCAGCATCTTCCGCACCTTCTCATCAATACTCCAAATAAATTCCGATTTGGACTCGAATTCAATTGCATTATCATTTCAAGTGTGGATACATTTATCTTGGTTACAGCGTTTCTATGGGAGCCTCTGGGCTCACTTGTGTGTCCTCTTTGGCGCAGTCTATCAGCTCGACGCAGATCCAACAGCATTCCGGCCAGGGCTTTGATGACGCTATGCCATTCTCTCTGCACATGGAGAACGCACCGGGAATCTGGCAGCTAAAGGGAAACATCAATATCTGAGATGCACTCCAAAGGCACACTTTTTGGGCGATACTTGCTAGTGGATCAGCGCGTCGCCTTTATCGTTTTGGCAATGAAGCGCACCGCAGACATTGGGGTCGTCTTCCATTCCATAGACCTTCAAGTCGCCCTTTAGGCCCTTGCAGCCACCCTCTGAAATAATTCAAAGATAAGCTCTgggcaaaaataaatggcatGAAAAACCGAGTTACTTGCGCCTGGTCCAACATTTTTAAAGTGCACCAAAGAATGCACCAATGGCATGAGCATGAGTCCCATTAGAATGAAGTTCCAGCCCATTTTGTTGGCACTGTAACTGGCACAGCGAGTGGAAAGCATTTAATGTTTGCTGGCCTGTTTGGTGGGGCGCCTTTATAGGCCCTTCATGGTGCCAAAATGTACTACGATTTGATAAAACATTTCGCAGAAATACTTCAGATTTTTACTGAAACAATTTGACAGCCGTTGCAACTGGAAATCACACCCACAAATGCCACCTGCTTCTTAAGTTTCTGTTGCTGATTCTCTAAGCTGGACTAGTCACAGCGCAATTGTGCGGTAAGTTGGGAATTGGGAAGTCAAAAAATAATCCAAATCGAATCACTATATCATATCCTGTAGCTGGCAAGGGAATTTGCTCGATCTGTAGCTGTGCTTCGTTGCTGGTTTTGTAAGTAAAATCGAGTAAAGCCCAAGCATATCAataagttttttgttgttttcgaaGCGGCAACGTCTGGGGTAGGGGAGAGGTGCATATGTTACATATgcaacatttcatttgaatttgtcGTCTCCCCTGACTCGCAgcacagcgcagcgcagcggaTGTTGTGGCAAAAGTTCAACCAAAATGCATATGGTGTGGCGATAAACTCACTcgaaaagcacacaaaacgaaaagcaaaaggaaacttATGAAATgcctgtggcagccacagcagcagcaccatgaATTGGCGCAATTCACAGCTAATCCAATCAGCTGTAGTGGCCGCACatcgagagagggagagagagcgagagagatacagagcaATGTCCTGTCCAGTCTCTTCCGGTTCTCTAGGCCGGGCCAAACACCTGCATGGAcggtctttttttttttgggccaagCACCAGAGCCAGTCCGGTTCGAGCCACAGTCGCAGCACTCTGATTGTGAGCCTGTCAGGCGTGTATTAATTTCTGGATTTGCGCATGTGTTTGTGCAACaagttgctgtggctgtggctgtggctctggctcttgcaGTTAttcttttttccattttttctttcctttaaTATGCAGATTGTGTCGCGCTGACTTTAATACTTTGCAACGTCGTCGATCATTTCGCTTTATGCCACTGCCAATGCGgctgtgtgcgtttgtgtgtctgcgagatggagaaaaagaaacaagcaTGTTGTACATGTCGCCCGTCTTGTAAAACCTGCagcacatgcaacatgcagcagcagcagcatgggcagccacaggcacagccataCTGTGTGGGGTGGTGAGGGTAGGGGGTGTGGCGGCCGGGCCAGCCGGAGCAGCCGTGGAACGGGGCTTCCTTCCACACCGCAGAGCGCAAAAATTTCACTTGgccacaattttaattaaaatttaaaaaatccTCAAAAGCAAGCGACCGTCCGCCGAAGTCGCCACACTCTTTCCGAACTGTGATGCTCCTTTGCTTTGGTTGTCTCCTCTGCTGCGCTGTTAGGGTATGCTGCCGATTCGCCTTGGCACTGCTTGACGCTGCCGTGGCGCGAGTAAATTggacaaaataaaaataaaaccatgTAACGGTGCTAATGTAAGATgacggcaaacaaaaataaacgaataaGAGGAACTCTCTTGGCGGCGACTGCCTAGTGATGGCATTTCGCGTGCCCATCCATCCCTATAGAGAAATTATCTCCTCGCGCAAAAGGACAGGCTCAGGACAGTTGGGGACAGTGATAAACATCAGAAATGGCAGAGATATCGATTGACCAATCTTCCATCACTAATAGCAGGAGAGCGCGCTTCCAGCTTCCATTCCAGCAGCCTGCTCCAGTCCATCTATAgctgtgtctgcgtgtgtgtgtgtgtgtttggcaagTTTGAGTTACGCTTTACAGAATTTTACAGATTGCAAACATTAATTTTCATACATTGCCTGGCACACACAAGTATCGTGGGGGGCAGGGGAGGCCTTTCAAGACCCGCTGCAAACCACAAGAGCGGCCCCCTCCCAATAAATATCCCCCTCCCGGTTCCGTTAGTTCTgcggttctgcttctgccttgACTTGGTATGCTGGAATTATGTACGGGGCGTGGCAATCGAAACATGTGCAGTTATGTTATAAAgcgtcgctctctctctctctcccgatCTCACTCTCCCGCTCACATTTGCTCTGCGAGTTTGAGCTCCCTTTCCCGGCTTCTCCTTATCGCTGATTGCGGTGGGTTCAAAATGCTGGCAATCCGACCCGAAATgtcccaaaaagaaaaaacccagCGCTTTCTTACATAATTGTAGCTACAACAATgtagaaacaacaacaaaacatacCTCAAGAAGCCCCCACCAAATGAGAAAATcgtttaaaaatgcaaatggcccGCACATTGACGGAAAGCAGAAAGCGATATGCATAcagttgtatgtgtgtgtgtgtatgtgtgtttgtattcAAATCAGTCCACGGATCGGTCGGTTAGTCGGTGGGTCTGTCGCCTTGGTTTCTGTGGTTCTGTGTCGTTTCCTGGCGCTGCATTTGTCAAACGCCGCGGAATTAATGAACCGCAACAGCACCGCCGATTTGTATCTAATGGAGACCgaaaccaacaaccaacaaccagaCCGACCAgcctggcaacaacaaaaccgaACACAATCCACAAATTGTAGCCCCAGAACTCATGTTTAGAGCGGCGGACCTTAGCAcgtgtgaaatattttcacatggcacttcatttatttcgttGGACTGCGGCTTCGCCTCCGAcggagactgcgactgcgactggggctGGTTCCAGGTGTTGGCTGGTCACCTTCTGCTCTTGTTGGGGACGCGTCCATAAATTTCCTTATTCTCtgcttttgtgcatttgttaCGTTCGTTAGGCACGCAGTTGCCATCTCTTTCGCTCACCCTCTCTGTCCCTGCAAcgtattcaatttgtttgccgaTTTTTGACAGGCGGCGTtccatacataaatatctcTAATAACTCCGGTCTGCCTGCTTATGTATCGATTCAATTCCAATACGCGTAGCTATGCCAAGAATGCCAAGCACTTTTCCACATACAATTTATATTCCACACCCGATATTAGCGAAATAATAAAGGGACAGGTAACCCCCGTATGGTTTATGCGAGAGATCATGACAACTGACTGCGCATGAACATTGTCACCACGTGGCGGCTGTCGATCATCGTACATGATATAGAGAacccatgtacatatgtacataaatacatatttatgtacatatatgtagcaGCTATCTTGGGTGCCTATCTCTGACTTTAAGATAACCCAATGACTCTCTGGTAGGTCTTTCTAAAGGGAGCATTTATCAAGCGAACACGGACACAATGGTCCAATGGTCTCTGCAATCAATTTCAGAACTGTCACTTTGACACTTGAATGTTCTGTTACA from Drosophila subobscura isolate 14011-0131.10 chromosome E, UCBerk_Dsub_1.0, whole genome shotgun sequence includes the following:
- the LOC117890788 gene encoding uncharacterized protein LOC117890788, which translates into the protein MLSTRCASYSANKMGWNFILMGLMLMPLVHSLVHFKNVGPGAKGGCKGLKGDLKVYGMEDDPNVCGALHCQNDKGDALIHYCQIPGAFSMCRENGIASSKPWPECCWICVELIDCAKEDTQVSPEAPIETL